CCACCACATTACGTATGTAGTTCCACAACGGATGAATCCGCATTGCCATGGGGGTATGATGGCCAAACCATTCCTTCATGAATTGTTCATAGCTCAAGGAGGGGTTCTTCCTCATAAGCGTCAACATCACAGCGCCCGGCGACACTTTGCCGTCATCCCAGTCCTTTTTGTAGGCCACCGGCATGGATTCTGTGACCTGATAGCCAGCGATGTTCGAGCCGATGCCGGCCATCTCGGCCTGCCAGTCTTTAGTGCGGTCCGATTGGTTGTCCCAGACAGATATCATGGCCAGTCCGGTTCTTTTCAGAGGGAGAACGGTTAATCTGGGTAGTTTCACTTCGGTGAGGTCTATCTTGAGCTTTTCAGGATTGAGCCGGAGTAATCGAGGCACGAGTTTATCGAATATCTCTGACTTGAATGCCTGGTTCCCAGGCTTCTCCGGACTTCGAATCAAATAGATGTACTTTGCCATGGTCCCCCCCTTTCACAGCATGGCTAAGCCAAGCTTAGCTTGTTCCGAGATTATGGCGGCAGAGGAGGTCAATGTCAAGGCAGCAGCATTCCAGGTAGTGTATCAGTTTGAAATCTAGCGGGGCTAGATTACCATGCTGGGGCGTGGCATACTTAGTATATGCCTACAAGGAAAAGGCATGGCAGAAAGCGTATGGACTTGAGCCAACTTGCGGTCTCAATTGTCGAAAAGGCCACAGGGGGCAAGTTGCGAGGTAAACCAAAGGGAAATCAACGAGACCCCAATGCCACAGCTACCTAGATCGGCCAAGTCTTGACGGATAGTTCGGCCATCTTACTCTGTCTGCTTGTTATAGCCCCAGGCGTCCAGTCCTCAAGTTCTGCTATCTGGCTTGTAAGAACATAGGGAGAGTCAGCGTAGACCTGTTTCTTTGTGGCAAAATCGGCACTCCTGAGGTTGGAGTTCTTGCTTGTTTGCATCAAGGCGAGGTTTCCGAGGCGGTTCACGTAGTTGGTTACGTCATCGTCACTGAATCTAGGCCACTTTCCCTCAGGTTTCTTGGGGAGAACATGCTCAAGGTTGATTATGGCAGTGTCTTCGAGTGGGCCATACCAGGGCTCCTTCTCGCCTTTGGCTGTCATCTCTAGGGCACGTAGATAATAGCGTGCAAACGTCGCCGTTGATACCCGTGTTATTGCAAATG
This window of the Chloroflexota bacterium genome carries:
- a CDS encoding EthD domain-containing protein, whose product is MAKYIYLIRSPEKPGNQAFKSEIFDKLVPRLLRLNPEKLKIDLTEVKLPRLTVLPLKRTGLAMISVWDNQSDRTKDWQAEMAGIGSNIAGYQVTESMPVAYKKDWDDGKVSPGAVMLTLMRKNPSLSYEQFMKEWFGHHTPMAMRIHPLWNYIRNVVESAVIEGSPPMDGIVEEHCRSLRDITNPARYFGGLFRMLPNMVRVGLHANKFLQISEVENYLLTEYYIRS
- a CDS encoding HNH endonuclease family protein; this translates as MEIFDIKPMRPLILAVAAKMDAKETAKSFGFLTSLGVRLLVASTTRSGSVSTPLANTAKKVYDGSIKSASDLKKALGSITPSDTEFRGAFAITRVSTATFARYYLRALEMTAKGEKEPWYGPLEDTAIINLEHVLPKKPEGKWPRFSDDDVTNYVNRLGNLALMQTSKNSNLRSADFATKKQVYADSPYVLTSQIAELEDWTPGAITSRQSKMAELSVKTWPI